One part of the Nymphaea colorata isolate Beijing-Zhang1983 chromosome 8, ASM883128v2, whole genome shotgun sequence genome encodes these proteins:
- the LOC116259148 gene encoding uncharacterized protein LOC116259148 yields the protein MATRTAEALKENLTRFRYHALFVVFLIVSVVGLVRVAPSFMTVLNFFSPLLVSTALFLVAVVFINRSYSPPAAESGDTSAASASSSSSVGGGFDGKEYFGNLEGERGLLESAAEQQEGGRLMFDSMLK from the coding sequence ATGGCGACCCGGACGGCTGAAGCCCTGAAGGAGAACCTCACAAGGTTCAGGTACCACGCGCTGTTCGTTGTCTTCCTCATCGTCTCCGTCGTCGGCCTCGTCCGCGTCGCCCCCAGCTTCATGACCGTCCTCAACTTCTTCTCCCCGCTGCTTGTCTCCACCGCCCTTTTCCTCGTCGCCGTCGTCTTCATCAATCGCTCCTACTCCCCTCCGGCCGCCGAAAGCGGAGACACGAGCGCCGCCTCcgcctcctcttcctcctccgtcGGCGGGGGTTTCGACGGGAAAGAGTACTTCGGGAATCTGGAGGGCGAAAGAGGTCTGCTGGAGTCCGCCGCGGAGCAGCAGGAGGGCGGCAGGTTGATGTTCGACAGTATGCTAAAATAG